Proteins found in one Streptococcus iniae genomic segment:
- a CDS encoding ECF-type riboflavin transporter substrate-binding protein, whose protein sequence is MKNTSIKSVVAIGIGAALFVIIGMFVPITIFTNTTISLQYALQALFALIFGPLAGFFVGFIGHMLKDMLAGYGVWWSWVLPSGIVGFGIGLLKNKLNITKGRFSKKDILMFNVTQIIVNIVAWAIIAPIGDILIYHEPANKVFTQGLFAGLANIFTIGIAGTLLVLAYANSRTKSGSLKKD, encoded by the coding sequence ATGAAAAACACTTCTATTAAATCTGTTGTTGCTATCGGTATTGGCGCTGCTTTATTTGTTATTATTGGAATGTTTGTCCCTATTACAATTTTTACCAATACAACCATTTCACTTCAGTATGCTCTTCAAGCCTTATTTGCTTTAATCTTTGGACCTCTTGCAGGTTTCTTTGTTGGTTTTATTGGTCACATGCTAAAAGATATGCTTGCTGGATACGGCGTTTGGTGGTCTTGGGTTCTTCCAAGTGGTATTGTTGGTTTTGGTATTGGACTTCTTAAAAACAAGCTTAATATTACCAAAGGTCGCTTCTCTAAAAAAGATATTTTAATGTTTAATGTCACACAGATCATCGTTAATATCGTAGCTTGGGCAATTATTGCACCAATTGGTGATATTCTTATCTACCATGAGCCTGCTAATAAAGTTTTTACCCAGGGATTATTTGCAGGGCTTGCTAATATTTTTACTATCGGAATTGCAGGGACTTTGTTAGTTCTTGCCTATGCTAATTCTCGTACCAAATCTGGTAGTCTTAAAAAAGACTAA
- a CDS encoding alpha/beta fold hydrolase produces MRLYYTCQNGQKLYYEIHGQGSPIVFFHGNGLSSQYFKHQKVLAKNYQLIMIDSPGQGQSDALEHMVSFADIAKEIRSLLHHLHLSSYVIVGHSDGANLAIAYAQLYPDNVAALLLNAGNIQFRGLTYISRLLISYKVCKLSLLSKIFPTLKNAYYVAHLMTINQHLKRSPFKQAKPVYVLVGEKDMIKEKHSLKIAKLYQKSRLIILPKFGHHIATKDPEVFNQFINDLMNELERKNTV; encoded by the coding sequence ATGAGATTGTATTACACATGCCAAAATGGACAGAAACTCTATTACGAAATACATGGACAAGGAAGTCCCATTGTCTTTTTTCACGGCAATGGCTTATCAAGTCAGTATTTTAAACATCAAAAAGTATTAGCTAAAAACTACCAATTAATTATGATTGACAGTCCTGGTCAGGGACAGTCAGATGCTCTTGAACACATGGTATCCTTTGCTGATATTGCAAAAGAGATAAGGAGCTTATTACATCATTTGCACCTGTCTTCCTATGTTATTGTAGGCCATAGTGATGGTGCCAATTTGGCTATAGCTTATGCTCAGCTCTATCCAGATAATGTTGCAGCATTACTCTTGAATGCTGGGAACATTCAGTTTAGAGGATTGACCTACATATCACGTTTACTGATTTCTTACAAAGTCTGTAAACTCTCCTTACTTTCAAAAATTTTCCCTACTCTAAAGAATGCTTATTATGTTGCTCACCTTATGACAATTAACCAACACCTCAAAAGGTCTCCTTTCAAGCAGGCAAAGCCTGTCTATGTTTTGGTAGGTGAAAAAGATATGATCAAAGAAAAGCATTCTTTAAAAATAGCAAAGCTCTATCAAAAGAGCCGTTTGATTATCTTGCCCAAGTTTGGCCACCATATTGCAACTAAGGACCCTGAGGTTTTTAATCAATTTATTAATGACTTAATGAATGAGTTAGAAAGAAAAAATACTGTATGA
- a CDS encoding SAM hydrolase/SAM-dependent halogenase family protein, with product MNNNLLVLQSDFGLVDGAVSAMIGVALQEEASLGIYHLTHDITPYNIFEASYRLFQTVNYWPSGTTFVSVVDPGVGSKRKSVVALTTTHQYIVTPDNGTLSYIKKHIGIKAIREISEVNNRRQNTELSYTFHGRDVYAYTGAKLASGHINFEEVGPELSVDGIIELPVVDTLIEEKVIRGVIDILDVRFGSLWTSIEREEFYSFNPQFGERFEVTIYNNDMLVYQNQVTYGKSFADVRIGQPIIYINSLYRVGVAINQGSFAKAYNVGVGQNWHIELKKL from the coding sequence ATGAACAATAACTTACTGGTCTTACAATCTGATTTTGGCTTAGTTGATGGTGCTGTTTCTGCAATGATCGGTGTGGCATTACAAGAAGAAGCTAGTCTTGGCATTTACCATTTGACGCACGACATTACACCATATAATATTTTTGAAGCTTCTTACCGTCTTTTTCAAACAGTTAACTATTGGCCTTCTGGCACAACTTTTGTTTCTGTTGTTGATCCAGGGGTTGGCTCTAAACGAAAAAGCGTTGTCGCTTTAACAACAACTCATCAATATATAGTTACCCCAGATAATGGTACTTTATCTTATATAAAGAAACATATTGGCATTAAAGCTATTCGTGAAATCTCTGAAGTTAACAATCGTCGCCAGAATACTGAACTTTCTTACACTTTCCATGGACGGGATGTCTACGCCTATACTGGAGCTAAATTAGCTAGCGGGCATATCAACTTCGAAGAGGTTGGTCCTGAATTATCAGTTGATGGCATTATCGAGCTTCCAGTTGTTGACACTTTAATAGAAGAAAAGGTGATTCGAGGTGTTATTGATATCCTGGATGTTCGTTTTGGATCGCTTTGGACATCAATCGAGCGCGAAGAATTTTATAGTTTCAATCCTCAATTTGGAGAACGCTTCGAAGTCACTATCTACAATAATGATATGTTAGTCTATCAAAATCAGGTAACCTATGGTAAATCATTTGCTGATGTTCGTATTGGACAACCTATTATTTATATTAATTCCTTATACCGTGTTGGTGTAGCCATTAACCAAGGGTCTTTTGCCAAAGCTTATAATGTTGGCGTTGGTCAAAATTGGCATATTGAATTAAAAAAACTTTAA
- a CDS encoding energy-coupling factor transporter transmembrane component T family protein — protein MVQRLIGYQKNDTFLEDLSGASKLIFFIVVSVACMTTYDTRLILFIGILSLFLLKKARIPWKSISFVTFFVTFFAILNVIMVYLFAPGYGESIYGSKTVLLEGIGPFYLTSQELFYLFNLSLKYFSTVPLAILFLVTTNPSQFASSLNQIGVPYKVAYAVSLTLRYIPDVQEEFHMIKISQEARGLELSKKAKLLDRIKGNLQIIIPLIFSSLDRIDLVSTAMELRRFGKHSKRTWYTYKRLSRNDFITILLALLILLASLALFVLNKGRFYNPF, from the coding sequence ATGGTTCAACGTTTAATAGGTTACCAAAAGAATGATACATTTCTAGAAGATTTATCTGGTGCTAGCAAACTCATTTTCTTTATTGTGGTTTCAGTCGCTTGTATGACAACCTATGACACACGCCTTATTCTCTTTATTGGAATCTTGTCACTCTTTCTCTTGAAAAAAGCGCGGATTCCATGGAAGAGTATTTCCTTTGTCACCTTCTTTGTCACCTTCTTTGCTATCTTAAATGTTATCATGGTTTATCTCTTTGCTCCTGGTTATGGTGAAAGTATTTATGGTTCTAAAACTGTTTTACTAGAAGGAATTGGTCCATTTTATCTGACTAGTCAGGAACTCTTCTATCTCTTTAATTTGAGCTTGAAATATTTCTCAACCGTACCATTAGCTATTTTATTTTTAGTCACCACTAATCCTAGTCAATTTGCTTCAAGCCTTAACCAAATCGGAGTTCCTTACAAGGTTGCTTATGCGGTCAGTTTGACGCTTCGCTACATCCCTGACGTTCAAGAAGAATTCCACATGATTAAAATATCTCAAGAGGCTCGCGGTTTAGAACTCTCTAAGAAAGCTAAACTTTTAGACCGGATTAAAGGGAATTTACAAATCATTATCCCATTAATTTTTAGTTCTTTGGATAGAATTGATTTGGTATCGACGGCTATGGAGTTACGGCGCTTCGGCAAGCACTCTAAGCGGACTTGGTATACCTATAAAAGGTTGAGTCGAAATGATTTCATAACCATCCTACTGGCCCTGCTTATCTTACTTGCCTCCCTTGCTTTATTTGTTCTCAATAAGGGAAGATTTTATAACCCTTTCTAA
- the mprF gene encoding bifunctional lysylphosphatidylglycerol flippase/synthetase MprF: MKKLITNLKNYQSSIKLVFFLSVSMIVILELGKLIKTISIADIKNGLSQLTPFSIVIMFVLGICALIPMLFFDIILNQEIKSKHSLVYILETSWIINSINNLVGFAGLVDIGLRYSFYSEDDKASDSMQGISKVIPFFITGLSFLSLLTFLLIFCFPTSPSIEKFWIVLLGASLYLPVVLYISGHPKLKFFGQLARKRQLQLIMASTLDWLVISGFFTLIGRFLDLEVPLYNLIPLFFISMILGMVSMIPGGLGSFDLIMTAGLVNLGYATDQVLTWILLFRFFYYVIPFVIGGLLFFKQMGGKLNDNYLGMPKTIGHIVLQNGIVFFLRVFGYFMILSALIPEEIAGMKWLAGLNPIQGHLLWQFPSILLGSLFFLLARFVKRQLAISYPLAIGLFLTTIIYINLGNLAIPTTVLLGLAFLMVIIIKKQLNRQVFIYSWEDKTRDALVFMATFVTFFSVGGKVLIHAFPKLNQVQFNYFLFYWLHLFFLAFILVAVYQLVIRRASRKKWLIGQSFDKERYQALLERFKVQSSDASLAFLGDKRLFWYRNHDEDCLVFQFAVKNNKCIVMGEPIGDKSMIEEGLSAFIKEAKLNNMKVVFYEVGQETTLALHEFGYEFIKFGETAHVNLSQFSLEGRKGKKFRTIVNKIDHKGYQFEVVKPPFSEAFLEELNLISEDWLQGRQEKGYSVGFFDKAYLQLAPIAIVRREDGSIIAFTNLLPTNSKEESSVDLMRYYTDQSQNGIMDFLFIKLFLYFKEEGVAYFDLGMAPLANVGNKDNSFLQEKIAYLIFAFSTRFYSFGGLRQYKQKFSPEWSARYIVYPKTTWLLYDLLAIYQVESSKIKDCSQSCIQKIK, from the coding sequence ATGAAGAAACTTATTACCAACCTGAAAAACTACCAATCGAGTATAAAACTTGTTTTCTTTTTATCGGTGTCCATGATTGTTATTTTGGAACTGGGAAAACTCATTAAGACCATTTCCATTGCTGATATTAAAAATGGCTTAAGTCAACTAACCCCTTTTTCAATTGTTATCATGTTTGTTTTGGGGATTTGCGCCCTCATTCCAATGCTCTTTTTTGACATTATTTTAAACCAGGAAATTAAAAGCAAGCATTCCTTGGTTTATATCTTAGAAACTAGCTGGATTATCAATTCTATCAATAATCTGGTTGGGTTTGCAGGCTTAGTGGATATTGGATTGCGCTATTCTTTTTATTCTGAAGATGACAAAGCAAGTGATAGTATGCAAGGTATTTCAAAAGTCATTCCCTTTTTTATTACGGGGCTTTCTTTTTTGAGTCTTTTAACCTTCCTCTTGATATTTTGTTTTCCAACCAGCCCTTCCATTGAAAAGTTTTGGATTGTCTTGTTAGGCGCCTCACTTTACCTTCCAGTTGTTTTGTATATTTCAGGCCACCCTAAATTAAAATTCTTTGGGCAATTGGCACGAAAACGGCAATTACAACTGATTATGGCATCGACACTTGATTGGCTAGTGATTTCTGGATTTTTCACTCTTATTGGTCGTTTCCTTGACCTAGAAGTGCCGCTTTATAACCTCATACCACTCTTTTTCATTTCAATGATATTAGGGATGGTATCGATGATACCAGGTGGACTTGGTAGTTTTGATTTGATCATGACGGCTGGCTTAGTTAATTTAGGCTATGCGACAGATCAGGTACTAACTTGGATTTTACTGTTTCGCTTTTTCTATTATGTGATTCCTTTTGTCATTGGAGGCTTGCTCTTTTTCAAACAGATGGGTGGAAAACTCAATGATAACTATCTTGGAATGCCAAAAACCATCGGGCACATTGTCCTTCAAAATGGAATTGTCTTTTTCTTAAGGGTATTTGGTTACTTCATGATTTTATCAGCCCTCATTCCCGAAGAAATTGCTGGTATGAAGTGGCTCGCTGGTTTAAATCCTATCCAAGGGCATCTGCTTTGGCAATTTCCTAGTATCTTATTGGGCAGTCTTTTCTTTTTATTGGCACGATTTGTCAAACGACAATTGGCTATTTCTTATCCCTTAGCTATTGGGCTCTTTCTAACAACCATTATTTATATTAATTTGGGAAATCTAGCAATCCCAACGACAGTTCTGCTAGGACTTGCTTTTTTGATGGTCATCATTATCAAAAAGCAGCTCAATCGACAGGTGTTTATTTATTCCTGGGAAGACAAGACAAGAGACGCCTTGGTCTTTATGGCAACCTTTGTTACCTTCTTTTCAGTTGGTGGTAAGGTATTAATCCATGCTTTTCCAAAGTTGAATCAAGTGCAATTTAATTATTTCTTATTTTATTGGCTACATCTTTTCTTTTTGGCCTTTATCCTAGTAGCGGTCTATCAACTGGTGATTAGGAGAGCTTCACGGAAAAAATGGCTCATTGGTCAGAGCTTTGATAAAGAAAGGTACCAAGCCTTGTTAGAGCGCTTTAAGGTTCAAAGCAGCGATGCCAGTCTGGCTTTTTTAGGGGATAAACGGCTCTTTTGGTATAGAAATCATGATGAAGATTGTCTAGTCTTTCAATTTGCAGTGAAAAATAACAAATGTATTGTTATGGGAGAACCTATTGGTGATAAATCTATGATCGAAGAGGGCTTGTCTGCCTTTATTAAAGAAGCAAAATTAAACAATATGAAAGTTGTCTTTTATGAAGTTGGCCAGGAAACAACCCTAGCCTTACATGAATTTGGCTATGAGTTTATTAAATTTGGAGAAACTGCACATGTCAATTTATCACAGTTTTCACTAGAAGGCAGAAAAGGCAAAAAATTCCGTACGATTGTTAATAAAATTGACCATAAAGGTTATCAATTTGAAGTTGTTAAGCCGCCCTTTTCGGAAGCTTTCTTAGAAGAATTAAACCTGATCTCAGAGGATTGGTTACAAGGGCGACAAGAAAAAGGTTACTCTGTTGGATTTTTTGATAAAGCCTATTTACAACTGGCACCAATAGCTATAGTTAGAAGAGAAGATGGGAGTATTATAGCCTTCACTAACTTACTGCCAACCAATTCAAAAGAAGAATCTTCTGTTGATTTGATGCGTTATTATACAGACCAATCCCAAAATGGGATTATGGATTTTCTCTTTATTAAACTCTTTTTATATTTTAAAGAAGAAGGTGTTGCCTATTTTGATTTAGGAATGGCTCCCTTAGCAAATGTTGGCAATAAAGATAATAGCTTTTTACAAGAGAAAATAGCTTATTTAATCTTTGCCTTTTCAACACGTTTTTACTCCTTTGGAGGGCTACGACAGTACAAACAAAAATTTAGCCCAGAATGGTCAGCTCGCTACATTGTCTATCCAAAGACCACTTGGTTGCTCTATGACTTATTAGCAATTTATCAGGTTGAGAGTAGTAAAATAAAAGATTGTAGTCAATCATGTATACAAAAAATCAAGTAA
- a CDS encoding YhgE/Pip domain-containing protein translates to MFKETRTLLKSPNLWVTIIGIALVPALYCLVFLSSMWNPYAHFNQFPVAVVNQDKGASLDNKSINVGNEMVDTLSKNKDLDFHFVSEKTAQEKLDAGKYYMIITFPDNFSSKVASVMTKNPEKATITYETSKGHNFISSKISESAMIKLESKVSKTLTKTYNEKLFAKLGQLQDGMGQAAQGSQKLSNGSKEAASGSQQISDNLRLLANSSQTFTAGANKLANGINQYTGGVSQLHTGINSLSDGLFTYTDGVNKLSAGANQLDSKSSELLSGAKQLTAGSAQIQQLAEGANNLQAALAQMQKATTPNPENTANIQALITGLPQLQARINQLNGAVSALPTDAVKPVNLSSLTTAVASIKSQAESLASAAALDKSNTLAAVQSTGAYASLTAGQQAEITAAINNSPSSSTNLATSISEKASAIDEGLKTISTSAQQLASLVGQLTTLQTSLAQINAGTNQALPNATSALTKLSAGMGQINSNLSLMVPGSQRLSGGIQMLQGQLSSKGQELSTGITRYTGAVSQLSNGASTLAAKNPQLRDGVTELNSGSNTINEKSGQLVDGGNQLADGASKMTDGSAKLAQGGNKLKDGIAALSVGTSTLAEKLAMADKGLSTVSFKKDNSNRLANPIKVSHKDKDNVKTNGVGMAPYMMSVALLVAAMAANIIFYDSLKGEKHQSRYDWAKSKLLINGLISSLASLVVYTTILFMGFEPNHKGLTFLVILLTSWALMAVVTALLGWDRRFGSFASLFFLLFQLGSSAGTYPLEICPPIFTKIGKFLPMSYSVAGLRQAISMTGNIAKPASMLALFTIGAMLVGLVIYRDKD, encoded by the coding sequence ATGTTTAAAGAAACAAGGACATTATTAAAAAGCCCAAACCTATGGGTAACAATCATAGGGATAGCTTTGGTTCCTGCACTATATTGCCTGGTTTTCCTCAGTTCTATGTGGAATCCTTATGCCCACTTCAACCAATTTCCAGTTGCCGTTGTCAATCAAGATAAGGGTGCTAGCTTAGATAATAAATCCATCAACGTCGGAAATGAGATGGTGGACACACTGTCAAAAAATAAGGACTTGGATTTTCATTTCGTTTCTGAAAAAACAGCTCAAGAAAAACTTGATGCTGGGAAATACTATATGATTATCACTTTCCCAGATAATTTTTCAAGTAAAGTTGCCTCTGTGATGACAAAAAATCCAGAAAAAGCAACCATCACATATGAAACGTCTAAGGGCCATAATTTTATTTCTTCTAAAATCAGTGAATCAGCAATGATTAAGTTAGAATCCAAAGTTTCGAAAACCTTGACCAAAACTTACAATGAAAAACTTTTTGCCAAACTAGGCCAACTCCAAGATGGCATGGGACAAGCTGCTCAGGGAAGTCAAAAACTTTCAAACGGTTCTAAAGAAGCAGCTTCTGGAAGTCAACAAATCAGTGATAACTTAAGACTACTAGCTAACTCAAGTCAAACTTTCACAGCTGGGGCCAACAAACTAGCCAACGGTATTAATCAATACACTGGTGGTGTTTCACAATTACATACTGGTATTAACAGTCTTTCTGATGGACTTTTTACCTATACTGATGGTGTCAACAAATTATCAGCTGGAGCTAATCAACTTGATAGCAAGTCTAGTGAACTTCTAAGTGGGGCCAAGCAATTAACAGCTGGATCAGCTCAGATTCAGCAATTAGCCGAAGGAGCTAATAACCTTCAAGCCGCATTAGCTCAAATGCAAAAGGCGACAACTCCTAATCCTGAAAACACAGCAAATATTCAAGCCCTCATCACAGGCTTGCCTCAATTACAGGCTCGTATCAATCAATTAAATGGAGCAGTCTCTGCCTTACCAACAGATGCTGTAAAGCCTGTCAATCTATCTAGCCTTACTACTGCTGTTGCATCTATTAAATCACAAGCTGAAAGCCTAGCATCAGCAGCCGCTTTAGATAAAAGCAACACTTTAGCTGCTGTCCAATCAACAGGTGCTTATGCAAGTCTAACAGCTGGGCAACAAGCAGAAATTACTGCTGCTATTAATAATAGCCCTTCAAGTTCTACTAACCTAGCCACTTCAATTTCCGAAAAAGCTTCTGCAATTGATGAAGGTCTTAAAACTATTTCAACAAGTGCTCAACAATTAGCTTCCCTTGTAGGACAATTAACAACACTTCAAACATCTCTTGCTCAAATCAATGCTGGGACAAATCAAGCACTTCCAAATGCGACAAGTGCTCTAACAAAACTTTCAGCCGGAATGGGACAAATTAATTCTAATTTATCCCTGATGGTTCCTGGTAGTCAAAGACTTTCCGGTGGCATCCAAATGCTTCAAGGACAATTGTCAAGTAAAGGACAAGAATTATCTACTGGCATCACACGATACACTGGTGCTGTCTCACAACTAAGTAATGGCGCTTCTACATTAGCTGCTAAAAATCCTCAGTTAAGAGATGGTGTCACAGAACTAAACTCTGGTTCTAATACCATTAATGAGAAGTCTGGACAATTGGTTGATGGGGGAAATCAGTTAGCTGACGGTGCTTCTAAGATGACCGACGGCTCTGCTAAACTAGCTCAAGGTGGAAACAAACTTAAAGATGGAATAGCAGCACTTTCTGTTGGAACAAGTACTCTAGCTGAAAAATTAGCAATGGCAGATAAAGGTCTTTCAACTGTTTCTTTCAAAAAAGACAACTCCAATCGACTTGCTAACCCTATTAAAGTTAGCCATAAAGATAAAGACAATGTCAAAACAAATGGCGTGGGAATGGCACCATATATGATGTCAGTGGCTTTACTGGTTGCTGCAATGGCCGCTAATATCATCTTCTATGATTCTCTTAAAGGTGAAAAACATCAAAGTCGTTATGATTGGGCTAAATCAAAACTGCTAATCAATGGTTTGATTTCAAGTTTAGCATCACTTGTTGTTTATACTACTATTTTGTTCATGGGATTTGAACCAAATCACAAAGGGTTAACTTTCTTAGTTATTCTCTTAACGTCTTGGGCATTAATGGCTGTCGTCACTGCACTTCTAGGATGGGATAGACGCTTTGGGTCTTTTGCTTCACTATTCTTTCTCCTTTTCCAACTAGGATCAAGTGCTGGGACATATCCTTTAGAAATCTGTCCTCCAATCTTCACTAAAATTGGAAAATTCCTTCCAATGTCTTATTCTGTAGCTGGTTTGCGTCAAGCCATTTCCATGACTGGAAATATTGCTAAACCTGCTTCAATGCTTGCTCTTTTCACTATTGGAGCAATGCTTGTTGGACTTGTCATTTACCGTGATAAAGATTAA
- a CDS encoding ABC transporter ATP-binding protein, producing the protein MTHFIEFKDFTFTYDAQSSPTLININTCIEKGQKVLIVGPSGSGKSTLGNCLNGLIPNHFQGEHKGSLTLDGKDFFDLSIYDKSKLISTVLQDTDGQFIGLSVAEDIAFALENDCFSQVDMTAIINEWAHKLDLLELLEHRPQDLSGGQKQRVSLAGVLVDESPILLFDEPLANLDPKSGLDTIDLIDRIHQSTDATTIIIEHRLEDVLYRQVDKIILINDGRILFDGEPDQLLKTDLLTKNGIREPLYLTSLRDMGYGFPANAQLANLNHLDLEDFTINLPEPPIIPEEKETLLFAENISFAYDKKPILKAIDLRIYKGERLAIVGQNGAGKSTLAKALCRFIPINSPLYLNGEDISADSIKERADRIGYVLQNPNQMISESAIFDEVAKGLRLRHYSEEEIHPKVEETLKVCGLYPFRNWPVSALSYGQKKRLSIAAILVLDPDILILDEPTAGQDKKNYSDIMNFLNELNQKGHTIIMVTHDMQLMMEYSDRTLVMSKGKIIADAKPEEILSNEAILEEGHLKKTSLFQLAEKLHCSSLALTHYYMTKERKRHGSTFNRLPKE; encoded by the coding sequence ATGACACATTTTATTGAATTCAAAGATTTCACCTTCACTTATGATGCTCAATCAAGTCCAACCTTAATTAACATCAATACTTGTATTGAAAAAGGACAAAAAGTGCTAATTGTTGGACCTTCTGGAAGTGGAAAATCGACACTTGGCAACTGCCTTAATGGCTTAATTCCAAACCATTTTCAAGGAGAGCATAAAGGTTCCTTGACTTTAGATGGAAAAGATTTTTTTGATTTGTCCATTTATGATAAATCAAAACTTATTTCGACGGTTCTTCAAGATACAGATGGTCAGTTCATTGGTTTATCCGTTGCAGAGGATATTGCTTTTGCTTTAGAAAACGACTGTTTCTCTCAAGTCGACATGACTGCCATTATTAATGAATGGGCCCATAAACTTGATTTGTTAGAGTTATTGGAGCATCGTCCTCAAGATTTATCTGGTGGACAAAAACAAAGGGTCAGCTTAGCAGGGGTTTTAGTTGATGAAAGTCCGATTTTACTTTTTGATGAGCCTTTAGCCAATTTAGATCCAAAATCTGGTTTGGACACTATTGATTTGATTGACCGCATTCATCAATCAACCGACGCAACCACCATTATTATTGAGCATCGCCTAGAAGATGTTCTCTACCGACAGGTTGATAAGATTATTTTGATTAATGACGGACGCATCCTCTTTGATGGTGAACCAGATCAACTGCTTAAAACTGACCTCCTTACCAAAAATGGAATTCGCGAACCTCTTTACCTAACAAGTCTGCGTGATATGGGATACGGTTTCCCTGCAAATGCTCAACTAGCCAACCTAAATCATTTGGATTTGGAAGATTTCACGATTAACTTACCTGAGCCACCGATAATCCCCGAGGAAAAAGAAACATTACTCTTTGCTGAGAATATTTCTTTTGCTTATGACAAGAAACCTATTCTCAAGGCTATTGACTTAAGGATCTATAAGGGTGAGCGTCTTGCTATTGTCGGCCAAAACGGGGCTGGGAAATCAACTCTCGCAAAAGCGCTTTGTCGTTTTATTCCTATTAATAGTCCACTTTATTTGAATGGTGAGGATATCTCTGCTGACTCAATTAAAGAGAGAGCAGACCGGATTGGTTATGTTTTACAGAATCCTAATCAAATGATTAGTGAGTCTGCCATTTTTGATGAAGTCGCTAAGGGGCTGAGGCTGAGGCATTACTCTGAAGAGGAGATTCATCCAAAAGTCGAAGAAACTCTCAAAGTTTGTGGCCTTTACCCTTTTAGAAACTGGCCGGTTTCTGCTTTGTCTTATGGACAAAAAAAACGCTTGAGTATTGCAGCTATTTTAGTACTTGATCCTGATATTCTGATTCTTGATGAGCCAACGGCTGGACAGGATAAGAAAAACTATTCTGACATCATGAACTTTTTAAATGAGTTGAATCAAAAAGGACATACTATTATAATGGTGACTCACGATATGCAGTTAATGATGGAATACTCTGATCGTACACTTGTTATGAGTAAAGGCAAAATTATTGCAGATGCTAAACCCGAGGAAATTCTATCTAATGAAGCCATTTTAGAAGAAGGGCATTTAAAAAAGACAAGCTTGTTCCAACTTGCTGAAAAACTGCATTGCTCATCACTGGCATTAACACATTATTATATGACAAAAGAAAGGAAGAGACATGGTTCAACGTTTAATAGGTTACCAAAAGAATGA